The proteins below are encoded in one region of Thermosulfurimonas marina:
- a CDS encoding SagB/ThcOx family dehydrogenase, which produces MPDYRRSLGFTFLEGTKLRWEDLFREREEIAPAPYFKSYPQAPQVPLPRVRPPAADLFEVLARRRSERIYARRTLTLEELSLLLWAAQGVTARAGRYLLRTAPSAGALYPIETYLSAHRVEGLEPGLYHLEIETWSLAQLSRGNFGPEIKEAALGQGFCETAAAVFVWSAVPRRTMAKYGSRGLRYIFLDAGHLCQNMLLAAEALKLAACPVGAFLDEALNEIFGLDGEEETVIYLATVGHPGR; this is translated from the coding sequence ATGCCGGACTATCGCCGCTCCTTGGGTTTTACCTTTCTAGAAGGGACCAAGCTCCGCTGGGAGGACCTTTTTCGGGAACGGGAGGAGATTGCCCCGGCCCCCTATTTCAAGAGTTATCCCCAGGCCCCGCAGGTGCCTCTCCCCCGGGTCCGCCCTCCGGCCGCGGATCTTTTTGAAGTGCTGGCCCGCCGACGCAGCGAGCGCATCTACGCCCGCAGGACCCTGACCCTAGAAGAACTTTCCCTCCTCCTCTGGGCGGCCCAGGGGGTTACCGCCCGGGCCGGCCGTTACCTCCTGCGCACCGCCCCCTCGGCCGGGGCCCTCTACCCCATCGAAACCTATCTTTCCGCACACCGGGTGGAGGGCCTGGAGCCCGGACTCTATCATCTGGAGATCGAGACTTGGTCGCTGGCTCAACTCTCCCGCGGGAACTTCGGCCCGGAGATCAAAGAGGCCGCCCTGGGACAGGGCTTCTGCGAGACCGCCGCGGCGGTCTTCGTCTGGTCCGCCGTGCCCCGTCGAACTATGGCCAAATACGGGAGCCGCGGCCTGCGCTACATCTTTCTGGATGCCGGCCACCTCTGCCAGAATATGCTTCTGGCCGCCGAAGCCCTGAAGCTTGCCGCCTGTCCGGTAGGGGCCTTCCTGGATGAGGCCCTGAACGAGATCTTCGGTCTGGACGGAGAAGAGGAAACGGTCATTTATCTGGCCACCGTGGGCCATCCGGGGCGATGA